In Oscillospiraceae bacterium, one genomic interval encodes:
- the argB gene encoding acetylglutamate kinase: MKMDYSYQAQILAQALPNIQKYRGKTIVIKYGGNAMINEQLKNSVISDIVLLTCVGIRVVLVHGGGPEISDMLKKIGKESRFVNGLRYTDEETMEIVQMVLCGKVNKDLSELIKKAGGKGIGLCGLDNGLLVAEKLDDGINDYGLVGELVSANAKTINDLLENDYIPIIATVAADKNGQAYNINADTAAAKIASAIGAENLILLTDIKGLMRDPNDESSLIEEVRISELKSLIADDVIKGGMIPKVDCCIDAVRDGVKKAVIIDGRLEHSILIEILSDKGIGTMIRR; encoded by the coding sequence ATAAAAATGGATTATTCATATCAAGCTCAAATATTGGCACAAGCGCTTCCTAATATTCAAAAATACAGGGGCAAAACAATAGTAATAAAATACGGCGGCAACGCTATGATAAATGAACAGCTGAAAAATTCTGTTATATCGGATATCGTTCTTCTTACCTGCGTAGGAATACGTGTTGTTCTTGTGCACGGCGGAGGTCCTGAAATTTCCGATATGCTTAAAAAGATAGGTAAGGAAAGCCGTTTTGTAAACGGACTTCGCTATACCGATGAAGAAACAATGGAAATTGTTCAGATGGTATTGTGCGGCAAAGTAAATAAGGATTTATCAGAGCTTATAAAAAAAGCAGGGGGCAAGGGAATAGGTCTTTGCGGTCTTGATAACGGCTTGCTTGTGGCTGAAAAGCTTGATGACGGAATAAACGATTACGGTCTTGTAGGTGAGCTTGTAAGCGCAAATGCAAAGACTATAAATGATTTACTTGAAAATGATTATATTCCCATTATAGCAACCGTAGCGGCAGATAAAAACGGTCAGGCATATAATATCAATGCCGATACTGCAGCGGCTAAAATTGCATCTGCAATAGGTGCAGAAAATCTTATTCTTTTAACAGATATAAAAGGTCTTATGCGTGACCCTAACGATGAAAGCTCTCTCATTGAAGAGGTAAGAATTTCAGAGCTTAAATCTCTTATTGCAGACGATGTTATAAAAGGCGGAATGATTCCTAAAGTTGATTGCTGTATAGATGCTGTAAGAGACGGTGTTAAAAAAGCAGTAATAATCGACGGCAGACTTGAACATTCAATCTTAATTGAAATTCTTTCCGATAAAGGTATCGGAACTATGATAAGGCGTTAA
- the argH gene encoding argininosuccinate lyase yields the protein MKLWAGRFLKQTDKKVNDFNSSIAFDARMYKEDIEGSIAHSTMLSECGIITAEEKDAIVTALKEIEQEIENSTACLSADSEDIHMNIEVLLTQKIGDTGKKLHTARSRNDQVALDIRLNLRKEIKEIAKLVCELEKAIINKAKENTDSVMSGYTHLQRAQPVTFSHAIMAYAQMLRRDLERLKDCYKRTSMMPLGSGALATTTYDINRQRVCELLGFEAVTENSMDSVSDRDFVIELSSALSILMMHLSRFSEEIILWCSHEFSFIELDDAYSTGSSIMPQKKNPDIPELVRGKTGRVYGSLITLLTMMKGLPLSYNKDMQEDKEAIFDAVDTVKLCLEVFAPMIDTMTVKKENLKKAAQDGFINATDCADYLVKHGMAFRDAYKIVGSLVAYCIQNKKNLETLSLEEYKVVCPVFEKDIYEAISIETCVNGRGVYGGPAQQAQKIQIENLENFIEEFEI from the coding sequence GTACAATGCTCAGCGAGTGCGGAATAATTACTGCGGAAGAAAAGGATGCCATTGTTACAGCTTTAAAAGAAATTGAGCAGGAAATAGAAAATTCAACAGCGTGCCTTTCGGCAGACAGCGAAGATATTCATATGAATATCGAGGTTTTGCTTACCCAAAAAATAGGAGATACAGGCAAAAAGCTTCACACTGCAAGAAGCAGAAATGACCAGGTAGCTCTTGATATCCGTTTGAATTTAAGAAAAGAAATAAAAGAAATTGCAAAGCTTGTTTGCGAGCTTGAAAAAGCAATAATAAATAAAGCAAAAGAGAATACCGATTCTGTTATGAGCGGATATACTCATTTGCAAAGAGCGCAGCCTGTTACCTTTTCTCACGCTATAATGGCATACGCTCAAATGTTAAGACGTGATTTGGAGCGCCTTAAGGACTGCTATAAAAGAACAAGTATGATGCCTTTGGGCAGCGGTGCTCTCGCAACTACCACATATGATATAAACAGACAGCGTGTTTGTGAGCTTTTAGGCTTTGAAGCTGTTACGGAAAACTCAATGGACAGTGTTTCCGACAGAGATTTTGTTATTGAGCTTTCTTCTGCTCTTTCTATACTTATGATGCATCTTTCAAGATTCAGCGAAGAGATTATTTTGTGGTGTAGTCACGAATTTTCCTTTATCGAGCTTGACGATGCTTATTCTACAGGCTCATCAATTATGCCTCAGAAGAAAAATCCTGATATTCCCGAGCTTGTAAGAGGAAAAACAGGCCGTGTTTACGGCTCTTTGATAACTCTTTTAACTATGATGAAGGGCTTGCCTCTGTCATACAACAAGGATATGCAAGAGGATAAGGAAGCAATTTTCGATGCAGTTGATACAGTAAAGCTTTGTCTTGAAGTATTTGCACCGATGATTGATACAATGACAGTAAAAAAAGAAAATCTTAAAAAAGCGGCTCAGGACGGATTTATCAATGCCACCGACTGTGCAGATTATCTTGTTAAGCACGGTATGGCATTCAGAGATGCTTATAAAATTGTAGGAAGCCTTGTGGCTTACTGTATTCAAAATAAGAAAAATCTTGAAACTCTTTCCCTTGAAGAGTATAAAGTTGTTTGCCCTGTTTTTGAAAAAGATATTTATGAGGCAATCAGCATTGAAACTTGTGTAAACGGCAGGGGAGTTTACGGCGGACCTGCACAGCAGGCTCAGAAAATACAGATTGAAAATCTTGAAAATTTCATTGAAGAATTTGAAATTTAA
- the argJ gene encoding bifunctional glutamate N-acetyltransferase/amino-acid acetyltransferase ArgJ: MEIIQGNVTAPKGFQASGVYCGIRKNKEKKDLALIYSKKLCQAAACYTQNKVKGAPILVTQENLQDGVANVVICNSGNANTCNADGVEVAKKICKALADKLDVFPSDIIIASTGVIGQPLNSQAIIDGIPKLIEEMSEEKGIDAATAIMTTDLKEKEIAVEVMIDDVPVRIGGIAKGSGMINPNMATMLCFITSDCAISSKMLQKALKRAVGDSFNMISVDGDTSTNDMVSVMANACAGNLLIDTENEDFEIFADALKFVCINLAKKMAADGEGATKLLECSVIGAKDVKDAKIAAKSVISSSLVKAAMFGADANWGRVLCAIGYAPFDTDITKTDVSFISEKGEILVCKNGSGVDFDEDKAKEILLEKEIIISVNLNEGDCQAKAWGCDLTYDYVKINGDYRT, encoded by the coding sequence ATGGAAATAATACAAGGAAATGTAACAGCTCCAAAGGGCTTTCAAGCGTCTGGAGTATATTGCGGAATTCGCAAAAATAAAGAGAAAAAGGATTTAGCGCTTATCTATTCCAAAAAGCTTTGTCAGGCAGCTGCTTGTTATACACAGAATAAGGTTAAAGGCGCTCCTATTTTGGTAACACAGGAAAATTTACAGGACGGCGTTGCAAACGTTGTTATTTGTAACAGCGGAAATGCCAATACCTGTAATGCAGACGGAGTAGAGGTTGCAAAAAAAATATGTAAGGCTCTTGCTGATAAGCTTGATGTCTTTCCGTCAGACATTATAATAGCTTCTACAGGTGTTATAGGACAGCCTTTAAATTCTCAGGCAATAATTGACGGTATTCCTAAGCTTATTGAAGAAATGTCAGAAGAAAAGGGAATAGATGCGGCAACAGCTATAATGACAACTGATTTAAAAGAAAAGGAAATCGCTGTTGAGGTTATGATTGACGACGTGCCTGTAAGAATAGGAGGTATTGCCAAGGGAAGCGGAATGATAAATCCCAATATGGCAACAATGCTTTGCTTTATTACAAGCGACTGTGCAATCAGCTCAAAAATGCTTCAAAAGGCTTTAAAAAGAGCAGTTGGCGACAGCTTCAATATGATAAGCGTTGACGGAGATACTTCAACTAACGATATGGTAAGCGTTATGGCAAATGCTTGTGCGGGCAATTTGCTTATAGATACAGAAAATGAAGATTTTGAAATTTTTGCAGATGCTTTAAAATTTGTATGTATTAACCTTGCAAAGAAAATGGCGGCAGACGGCGAAGGCGCTACAAAGCTTTTAGAGTGCAGCGTAATTGGCGCTAAGGATGTAAAGGATGCAAAAATTGCTGCAAAGTCAGTTATATCTTCAAGTCTTGTAAAAGCAGCTATGTTCGGCGCAGATGCAAACTGGGGCCGTGTACTTTGTGCAATAGGCTATGCACCCTTTGATACTGATATTACAAAAACAGATGTTTCATTTATATCTGAAAAAGGTGAAATCTTAGTTTGTAAAAACGGCTCAGGCGTAGATTTTGACGAAGATAAGGCAAAAGAAATTTTGCTTGAAAAGGAAATAATAATATCCGTTAATTTAAACGAAGGTGATTGCCAGGCTAAAGCATGGGGCTGTGACCTTACCTATGATTATGTAAAAATAAACGGAGATTATCGTACTTGA
- the argC gene encoding N-acetyl-gamma-glutamyl-phosphate reductase, whose translation MYKVFVDGSAGTTGLQILQRLEKRNDIELIVLPDELRKDERAKKEAINKSDVTILCLPDEAAKASVALCENENTIIIDASTAHRTNESFAYGFAELSPEFRNKIKTSKRIANPGCHASGFCAAVYPLTASGIMGKDYPVTASSITGYSGGGKSMIADYNENGQKESMCSPRFYSLNLTHKHLPEMSKVCSLENAPVFTPIVSKIYNGMLVSIPIVNRLLNKKMTAEEIHGFYKEYYKNEYFVRVMPFGGKEALENGFLPATECNGTNFLDIFVFGNESQTLVVSRLDNLGKGASGAAVQNMNIALGLDEKISL comes from the coding sequence ATGTATAAAGTATTTGTGGACGGAAGCGCGGGAACAACAGGCCTTCAGATTTTGCAAAGATTAGAAAAAAGAAATGATATAGAGCTGATAGTATTACCTGACGAACTGAGAAAAGACGAACGTGCAAAAAAAGAAGCTATCAATAAGTCAGATGTAACAATTCTTTGCTTACCTGACGAAGCGGCAAAGGCATCTGTTGCTCTGTGTGAAAATGAAAATACAATTATTATAGATGCAAGCACTGCCCACAGAACAAATGAAAGCTTTGCATACGGCTTTGCAGAGCTGTCACCTGAATTCAGAAATAAAATAAAAACTTCAAAAAGAATAGCAAATCCCGGCTGTCATGCATCGGGCTTTTGTGCGGCAGTATATCCATTGACAGCGTCGGGAATAATGGGTAAAGACTATCCTGTTACCGCAAGCTCAATAACAGGCTACAGCGGCGGTGGAAAATCAATGATTGCGGATTATAATGAGAACGGACAAAAGGAAAGTATGTGCAGTCCGAGATTTTATTCTCTTAATCTGACACATAAGCATTTGCCTGAAATGAGTAAGGTCTGCTCTCTTGAAAATGCGCCTGTGTTTACTCCGATAGTAAGTAAAATTTATAACGGTATGTTAGTATCAATTCCCATTGTAAACAGGCTTTTAAATAAGAAAATGACAGCTGAAGAAATTCACGGCTTTTATAAAGAATATTATAAAAACGAATATTTTGTACGGGTTATGCCTTTTGGAGGAAAAGAGGCTCTCGAAAACGGATTTTTACCTGCTACAGAGTGTAACGGTACAAACTTTCTTGATATATTTGTTTTTGGTAATGAAAGTCAGACTCTTGTGGTTTCCAGACTTGATAATTTGGGAAAAGGAGCTTCAGGAGCTGCTGTTCAAAATATGAATATTGCATTAGGCTTAGATGAAAAAATCTCTCTATAA